One genomic segment of Diceros bicornis minor isolate mBicDic1 chromosome 13, mDicBic1.mat.cur, whole genome shotgun sequence includes these proteins:
- the HTR1D gene encoding 5-hydroxytryptamine receptor 1D, whose amino-acid sequence MSPPNQSVEGLLQEASNRSLNATESPEAWDPGTLQALKISLAVGLSIITLATVLSNAFVLTTIFLTRKLHTPANYLIGSLAMTDLLVSILVMPISIAYTTTRTWSFGQILCDIWLSSDVTCCTASILHLCVIALDRYWAITDALEYSKRRTAGHAAAMIAIVWAISICISIPPLFWRQAKAHEEMSDCLVNTSQISYTVYSTCGAFYIPSVLLVILYSRIYRAARNRILNPPSLYGKRFTTAHLITGSAGSSLCSLNPSLHEGRSASASSPLFFSHVKIKLADSILERKRISAARERRATKTLGVILGAFIICWLPFFVASLVLPICRDSCWIHPALFDFFTWLGYLNSLINPIIYTVFNEEFRQAFQKVVRFRKTS is encoded by the coding sequence ATGTCCCCACCAAACCAGTCAGTGGAAGGCCTTCTCCAGGAGGCCTCCAACAGATCCCTGAACGCTACAGAAAGCCCAGAGGCTTGGGATCCGGGGACCCTCCAGGCCCTCAAGATTTCTCTTGCTGTGGGCCTGTCCATCATCACACTGGCCACAGTCCTTTCCAATGCCTTTGTGCTTACcaccatcttcctcaccaggaaGCTCCACACCCCAGCCAACTATCTCATCGGCTCCCTGGCCATGACTGACCTCTTAGTTTCCATCTTGGTCATGCCCATCAGCATCGCATATACCACCACCCGCACCTGGAGCTTTGGCCAAATCCTGTGTGACATCTGGCTGTCTTCTGACGTCACATGCTGCACGGCCTCCATCCTGCACCTCTGTGTCATCGCTCTGGACAGGTACTGGGCCATCACTGATGCCCTGGAGTACAGCAAACGCCGGACAGCAGGCCATGCAGCTGCCATGATTGCCATCGTCTGGGCCATCTCCATCTGTATCTCCATCCCGCCGCTCTTCTGGCGGCAGGCCAAAGCTCACGAGGAGATGTCGGACTGCCTGGTGAACACTTCTCAGATCTCCTACACCGTCTACTCCACATGTGGGGCCTTCTACATCCCGTCTGTGTTGCTGGTCATCCTCTACAGCCGGATCTACAGGGCTGCCCGGAACCGCATCCTGAATCCGCCATCACTCTACGGGAAACGCTTCACCACCGCCCACCTCATCACGGGCTCTGCGGGGTCCTCGCTCTGCTCTCTCAACCCCAGCCTCCATGAGGGGCGCTCTGCTTCGGCCAGCTCCCCACTCTTTTTCAGCCACGTGAAAATCAAGCTTGCTGACAGTATCCTGGAGCGCAAGAGGATTTCCGCTGCTCGAGAAAGGAGAGCCACTAAAACCCTGGGGGTCATTCTGGGGGCCTTCATCATCTGCTGGCTGCCATTCTTTGTTGCATCTCTGGTCCTCCCCATCTGCCGGGACTCCTGCTGGATCCACCCAGCCCTCTTTGACTTTTTCACCTGGCTTGGCTATTTAAACTCCCTCATCAATCCAATAATCTATACTGTATTTAATGAAGAGTTTAGGCAAGCGTTTCAGAAAGTTGTCCGTTTCCGGAAAACCTCCTAG